A region from the Desulfovibrio sp. TomC genome encodes:
- the rpoC gene encoding DNA-directed RNA polymerase subunit beta' — protein MSLDELFSMRGIGQTGVSSRSLKSIRISIASPEKIREWSFGEVKKPETINYRTFKPERDGLFCAKIFGPVKDYECNCGKYKRMKHRGIVCEKCGVEVIASKVRRERMGHIELAAPVAHIWFLKTLPSKIGTLLDMTMVDLEKVLYFDSYLVLDPKDTNLTKFQVISEEQFIQVIDHYGGEDALVVGMGAEAVRSLLEEIDLLTLRAELRDESMTTKSQTKKKKIIKRLKIVEAFIESGNKPEWMIMEVVPVIPPELRPLVPLDGGRFATSDLNDLYRRVINRNNRLKRLIELGAPDIIIRNEKRMLQEAVDALFDNGRRGRAITGTNGRPLKSLSDMIKGKQGRFRQNLLGKRVDYSGRSVIVVGPRLKLHQCGLPKKMALELFKPFIYSKLEEKGLATTIKTAKKMVEREELVVWDILEDVVREYPILLNRAPTLHRLGIQAFEPTLVEGKAIQLHPLVCSAYNADFDGDQMAVHVPLSVEAQIECRVLMMSTNNILSPANGTPIIVPSQDIVLGLYYLTIERSFAKGEGKIFADTGEVICAVDAGVVSLHARITCRINGERVNTTPGRIIVGELMPEGVPFELVNTVLNKRSIGKLVGDTYRMAGTKATVILCDRLKDLGYEYATRAGVSIGVKDLAIPSTKARLLEASQNEVDDIEIQYGEGIITRTEKYNKVVDVWTKATNDVATEMMKEISWDTLTDEATGRVEKNTSSNPIFMMIHSGSRGNQDQMRQLAGMRGLMAKPSGEIIETPITSNFREGLSVAQYFNSTHGARKGLADTALKTANSGYLTRRLVDVVQDVIITEIDCGTVDGLEITHYVKAGDIKQRVHERALGRACMFDVLDPVTDEVLIPTNALIDEHYAQIIEDKGFSSLMIRSTLTCQAKHGVCAMCYGRDLARGHLVNVGETVGIIAAQSIGEPGTQLTMRTFHIGGTAAREIAQSSVTAQHNGRIVLSRVKSIVNQQGHTIMMGKSGQVSVVDDQGRERERYSLPSGAKLFAVAGQEVKKDQLLAEWDPFNEPFVTDVAGVIRFTDIVEGKTYQEKVDDATKRATQTIIEYRTTSFRPSISIVDERGNPKSRPGTNTPAIFSMPVGAILMLRDGQEVFEGDIIARKPRESSKTKDIVGGLPRVAELFEVRKPKEMAVVSEIDGLVSFGAETKGKRKIVVTPEAGDAKEYLIPRGKHVTVQEGDFVEAGELLTEGYPELHDILKIKGEKFLAKYLVDEIQDVYRFQGVGINDKHIEIIVRQMLKKVSILDSGETTFLIGEQVDKIRFMEENLRCVEEGLKPAMAEPLVLGITQASLSTDSFISAASFQETTKVLTEASLMGKDDSLRGLKENVIVGRLIPAGTGYRRYMESEIEVPRQPERPDRFLEELEENPIIGLDIE, from the coding sequence ATGTCTCTGGACGAATTGTTCAGCATGCGCGGCATCGGCCAGACCGGTGTCTCCAGCCGGTCGCTCAAGTCCATCCGCATTTCCATCGCCTCGCCGGAAAAGATTCGGGAATGGTCCTTCGGGGAAGTCAAAAAGCCCGAAACCATCAACTACCGGACCTTCAAACCCGAGCGCGACGGCCTTTTCTGCGCCAAGATTTTCGGCCCGGTCAAGGACTACGAGTGCAACTGCGGCAAGTACAAGCGCATGAAGCACCGCGGCATCGTGTGTGAAAAGTGCGGCGTCGAGGTTATCGCCTCCAAGGTCCGCCGCGAGCGCATGGGCCATATCGAACTGGCTGCGCCGGTTGCCCATATCTGGTTTTTGAAAACCCTGCCCTCCAAGATCGGGACCCTGCTCGACATGACCATGGTCGATCTCGAGAAGGTGCTCTATTTCGACTCGTATCTGGTGCTCGATCCCAAGGACACCAATCTGACCAAGTTCCAGGTCATTTCCGAAGAGCAGTTCATCCAGGTCATTGACCACTACGGCGGAGAAGACGCCCTGGTCGTCGGCATGGGCGCCGAAGCCGTGCGCAGCCTGCTGGAGGAGATCGATCTTCTGACCCTTCGCGCCGAATTGCGCGATGAGTCCATGACCACCAAGTCGCAGACCAAAAAGAAAAAGATCATCAAGCGCCTCAAAATCGTCGAGGCCTTTATCGAGTCCGGCAACAAGCCAGAATGGATGATCATGGAAGTGGTTCCGGTCATTCCGCCGGAACTGCGCCCCCTGGTCCCCCTGGACGGCGGCCGGTTTGCCACCTCGGACTTAAACGACCTCTACCGCCGGGTGATCAACCGCAACAACCGCTTAAAACGCCTGATCGAACTCGGCGCGCCGGACATCATCATCCGCAACGAAAAGCGGATGCTCCAGGAAGCCGTGGATGCGCTCTTTGACAACGGCCGCCGCGGCCGGGCCATCACCGGCACCAACGGCCGGCCGCTCAAGTCGCTGTCCGACATGATCAAGGGCAAGCAGGGCCGTTTCCGTCAGAACCTGCTTGGCAAGCGCGTTGACTACTCCGGCCGTTCGGTCATCGTCGTCGGTCCGCGCCTGAAGCTTCACCAGTGCGGTCTGCCCAAAAAGATGGCCCTGGAACTCTTTAAGCCCTTTATTTATTCCAAGCTGGAAGAAAAGGGGCTGGCCACCACCATCAAGACGGCCAAGAAGATGGTCGAGCGCGAAGAGCTGGTGGTCTGGGACATCCTCGAGGATGTGGTGCGCGAGTACCCGATCCTGTTAAACCGCGCCCCGACCCTGCACCGCCTGGGCATCCAGGCCTTTGAGCCGACCCTGGTTGAAGGCAAGGCCATTCAGCTGCACCCGCTCGTCTGCTCGGCCTACAACGCCGACTTCGACGGCGACCAGATGGCCGTCCACGTGCCCCTGTCCGTGGAAGCCCAGATCGAATGCCGCGTCCTCATGATGTCCACCAACAACATCCTGTCGCCGGCCAACGGCACTCCGATCATCGTGCCGTCCCAGGATATCGTCCTTGGACTGTACTATTTGACCATCGAGCGCAGTTTCGCCAAGGGCGAAGGCAAGATCTTTGCCGACACCGGCGAGGTCATCTGCGCCGTGGACGCCGGGGTGGTCAGCCTGCATGCCCGCATCACCTGCCGCATCAACGGCGAGCGGGTCAATACCACTCCCGGCCGCATCATTGTTGGCGAACTCATGCCCGAGGGCGTGCCCTTTGAGCTGGTCAACACCGTGCTCAACAAGCGCAGCATCGGCAAGCTCGTCGGCGACACCTACCGCATGGCCGGCACCAAGGCGACCGTCATCCTGTGCGACCGCTTGAAAGACCTGGGTTACGAATACGCCACCCGGGCCGGCGTCTCCATCGGGGTCAAGGATCTGGCCATCCCGTCCACCAAGGCCCGTCTGCTTGAGGCCTCCCAGAACGAGGTGGACGACATCGAGATCCAGTACGGGGAAGGCATCATCACCCGTACCGAGAAATACAACAAGGTCGTCGACGTCTGGACCAAGGCCACCAACGACGTGGCCACGGAAATGATGAAGGAGATCTCCTGGGATACCCTGACCGATGAAGCCACCGGGCGCGTGGAGAAGAACACCTCCAGCAACCCGATCTTCATGATGATCCACTCCGGATCGCGAGGCAACCAGGACCAGATGCGCCAGCTCGCCGGCATGCGCGGCCTCATGGCCAAGCCGTCGGGCGAGATCATCGAGACGCCCATCACCTCGAACTTCCGTGAAGGCCTCTCGGTCGCCCAGTACTTCAACTCCACCCACGGCGCGCGAAAAGGTCTGGCCGATACGGCCCTTAAGACCGCCAACTCCGGTTACCTGACCCGTCGTCTGGTCGATGTCGTCCAGGACGTCATCATCACCGAGATCGACTGCGGCACCGTCGACGGCCTGGAGATCACCCACTACGTCAAGGCCGGCGACATCAAGCAGCGGGTCCATGAGCGCGCCCTGGGCCGGGCCTGCATGTTCGACGTCCTCGATCCGGTCACCGATGAAGTCCTTATCCCGACCAACGCGCTGATCGACGAGCATTATGCCCAGATCATCGAAGACAAGGGCTTCAGTTCGCTCATGATCCGCTCGACCCTGACCTGTCAGGCCAAGCACGGCGTGTGCGCCATGTGCTACGGCCGCGATCTGGCCCGGGGCCATCTGGTCAACGTCGGCGAGACCGTCGGCATCATCGCCGCCCAGTCCATCGGCGAGCCGGGCACCCAGCTCACCATGCGTACCTTCCACATCGGCGGTACGGCGGCCCGTGAAATCGCCCAGTCGTCGGTGACGGCCCAGCACAACGGCCGCATCGTGCTGTCGCGCGTCAAATCCATCGTCAACCAGCAGGGCCACACCATCATGATGGGCAAGTCCGGGCAGGTGTCGGTGGTGGACGACCAGGGCCGCGAACGCGAACGCTACAGCCTGCCGTCCGGCGCGAAACTGTTTGCCGTGGCCGGTCAGGAAGTGAAGAAAGACCAGCTGTTGGCCGAATGGGATCCGTTTAACGAACCCTTCGTCACCGACGTTGCCGGCGTCATCCGCTTCACCGACATCGTTGAAGGCAAGACCTACCAGGAAAAGGTGGACGACGCGACCAAGCGGGCCACCCAGACCATCATCGAATACCGGACCACCTCGTTTCGGCCCTCGATCTCCATCGTGGACGAGCGCGGCAACCCGAAAAGCCGCCCCGGCACCAACACCCCGGCCATCTTCTCCATGCCGGTCGGCGCCATCCTCATGCTGCGCGACGGGCAGGAGGTCTTCGAAGGCGACATCATTGCGCGTAAGCCCCGCGAATCGTCCAAGACCAAGGACATCGTCGGCGGTCTTCCCCGCGTTGCCGAGCTCTTTGAAGTGCGCAAGCCCAAGGAAATGGCCGTTGTCTCGGAAATCGACGGACTGGTGTCCTTTGGCGCGGAAACCAAGGGCAAGCGCAAGATCGTGGTCACCCCCGAGGCCGGCGATGCCAAGGAATACCTGATCCCGCGCGGCAAGCACGTCACGGTCCAGGAAGGCGACTTCGTGGAAGCCGGCGAACTCTTGACCGAAGGCTACCCGGAACTGCACGACATCTTGAAGATCAAGGGCGAGAAGTTCCTGGCCAAGTACCTCGTGGACGAAATCCAGGACGTGTACCGGTTCCAGGGCGTCGGCATCAACGACAAACACATCGAGATCATCGTCCGCCAGATGCTCAAGAAGGTTTCCATCCTCGATTCCGGGGAGACCACCTTCCTCATTGGCGAGCAGGTGGACAAGATCCGGTTCATGGAAGAGAACCTGCGCTGCGTCGAGGAGGGCTTGAAGCCCGCCATGGCCGAACCGCTGGTCCTTGGCATCACCCAGGCGTCGCTGTCCACGGATTCGTTCATCTCGGCGGCTTCCTTCCAGGAGACCACCAAGGTGCTCACCGAAGCCTCGCTCATGGGCAAGGACGATTCCCTGCGCGGCCTCAAGGAAAACGTCATCGTGGGTCGCCTCATCCCGGCCGGCACCGGCTATCGCCGGTACATGGAGAGCGAGATCGAGGTGCCGCGTCAGCCCGAGCGCCCGGACCGCTTCCTGGAAGAACTGGAAGAAAATCCGATCATCGGCCTGGATATCGAATAG